From the Peromyscus leucopus breed LL Stock chromosome 8b, UCI_PerLeu_2.1, whole genome shotgun sequence genome, one window contains:
- the Hexim1 gene encoding protein HEXIM1: MAEPLLSEHQHQPQTSNCTGAAVVHEEQNSERPPGAEERVPKEDSRWQSRASPQSGGRPGKEGEGGLKLQPPPLQTNDCSESSCLETGEKGQNGEDLSTGGASPSVEGEAMPLVLPGHDSEATKLGAPAAGAEEAWGQQQRQLGKKKHRRRPSKKKRHWKPYYKLTWEEKKKFDEKQSLRASRVRAEMFAKGQPVAPYNTTQFLMDDHDQEEPDLKTGLYPKRAAAKSDDTSDEDFVEEAGEEDGGSDGMGGDGSEFLQRDFSETYERYHAESLQNMSKQELIKEYLELEKCLSRKEDENNRLRLESKRLGGVDARVRELELELDRLRAENLQLLTENELHRQQQERAPLSKFGD; the protein is encoded by the coding sequence ATGGCCGAGCCACTCTTGTCAGAACATCAACACCAGCCTCAAACTAGCAACTGTACAGGTGCTGCTGTTGTCCATGAGGAGCAGAACTCTGAGCGCCCCCCAGGCGCGGAGGAACGGGTGCCCAAGGAGGACAGTAGGTGGCAATCGAGAGCGTCCCCGCAGTCCGGTGGCCGTccggggaaggagggagaggggggccTGAAGCTCCAGCCGCCCCCCCTGCAGACCAATGACTGTTCAGAATCGAGCTGCCTGGAAACGGGCGAGAAGGGCCAGAATGGGGAGGACCTCTCTACTGGCGGTGCCTCCCCGTCGGTGGAGGGGGAAGCGATGCCCCTTGTCCTGCCAGGTCATGACTCGGAGGCCACCAAGTTGGGGGCTCCTGCCGCTGGAGCCGAGGAAGCATGGGGACAGCAGCAGAGACAACTGGGCAAGAAAAAACATCGGAGACGCCCCTCCAAGAAGAAGCGGCATTGGAAGCCATACTACAAGCTGacctgggaagagaagaaaaagttcgACGAGAAGCAGAGCCTGCGAGCCTCGCGGGTTCGAGCTGAGATGTTCGCAAAGGGCCAGCCGGTCGCGCCCTATAACACCACGCAGTTCCTCATGGATGACCACGATCAGGAGGAGCCTGACCTCAAAACCGGCCTCTACCCAAAGCGGGCAGCCGCCAAATCCGACGACACCAGCGATGAGGACTTTGTGGAAGAAGCTGGTGAGGAGGACGGGGGCAGCGATGGCATGGGAGGGGACGGCAGCGAGTTTCTTCAGCGGGACTTCTCGGAGACGTACGAACGGTACCACGCCGAGAGCCTGCAGAACATGAGCAAGCAGGAGCTCATCAAAGAGtacctggagctggagaagtgcCTCTCGCGCAAGGAGGACGAAAATAACCGGCTGCGGCTGGAAAGCAAGCGGCTGGGTGGCGTCGACGCGCGAGTgcgggagctggagctggagctggaccGGCTGCGCGCCGAGAACCTCCAGCTGCTGACCGAGAACGAACTGCACCGGCAGCAGCAGGAGCGAGCGCCGCTCTCCAAGTTCGGCGACTAG